A region of Nostoc sp. 'Peltigera membranacea cyanobiont' N6 DNA encodes the following proteins:
- a CDS encoding hydroxymethylglutaryl-CoA synthase family protein, whose amino-acid sequence MISVGIESMNAFGGSVVLDVMDLARHRQLDMRRFENLLMKEKAVALPFEDPITFGVNAAKPLIDSLSEEEKGQIELLITCSESGIDFGKSISAYIHQYLGLNRCCRLFELKQACYAATAGLQMALNFILSQTSPGAKALVVATDISRFVVTPGGEALTNDWSYFEPSSGAGAVAILVSDDPKVFQVDVGANGYYGYEVMDTCRPVPDSESGDADLSLMSYLDCCEKAFIEYQKRVSGVDYQDTFGYLTFHTPFGGMVKGAHRMMMRKFTKVKLNDIELDFNQRVALGLRYCQRVGNIMGGTVMLSLSSTIDNGDFTTPKRLGCFSYGSGCCSEFYSGVVTANGQQWQRQFEIAAMLDRRYQISIEEYEDLFQGNRSVRFGTRNVTLDPTMLTGMRSAWKDKPLLTLREIREFHREYEWVS is encoded by the coding sequence ATGATATCAGTTGGAATCGAAAGCATGAATGCTTTTGGCGGTAGTGTCGTCCTTGATGTGATGGATCTGGCTCGTCATCGACAGCTAGATATGCGGCGGTTTGAAAATTTATTAATGAAGGAAAAAGCAGTTGCCCTCCCGTTTGAAGATCCCATCACTTTTGGTGTCAACGCTGCCAAACCTTTAATCGACTCCCTCTCAGAAGAGGAAAAAGGACAAATAGAATTGCTCATTACCTGCTCAGAATCAGGGATTGATTTCGGTAAATCCATTAGCGCCTACATTCATCAATACCTGGGTTTAAATCGATGCTGTCGCTTATTTGAGTTGAAGCAAGCGTGCTATGCAGCGACTGCCGGACTACAAATGGCCCTTAATTTCATCCTCTCGCAAACATCACCGGGTGCTAAGGCGTTGGTTGTAGCCACCGATATTTCCCGATTCGTTGTCACCCCAGGGGGTGAGGCACTTACCAACGACTGGTCTTATTTTGAGCCAAGTTCAGGTGCAGGGGCAGTAGCCATTCTCGTTAGTGACGACCCAAAGGTGTTTCAAGTCGATGTGGGCGCAAACGGCTATTACGGCTACGAGGTCATGGATACCTGCCGTCCCGTGCCAGACAGTGAATCGGGAGATGCCGATCTGTCTTTGATGTCGTATCTTGACTGCTGCGAGAAGGCGTTTATTGAGTATCAGAAGCGAGTTTCAGGCGTAGACTATCAAGACACCTTTGGGTACTTAACATTTCACACGCCTTTTGGTGGCATGGTCAAAGGGGCACACCGGATGATGATGCGTAAATTCACTAAGGTAAAGTTAAACGATATTGAACTTGACTTTAATCAGCGAGTTGCACTAGGACTTCGCTATTGCCAACGGGTGGGTAATATTATGGGCGGAACAGTCATGTTATCTTTGTCCAGCACGATCGACAATGGTGATTTTACGACACCAAAGCGACTAGGTTGCTTTTCCTACGGTTCGGGCTGTTGCTCCGAGTTCTACAGTGGTGTGGTGACAGCAAATGGACAGCAGTGGCAGCGTCAGTTTGAGATCGCGGCGATGCTAGACCGACGCTATCAGATTTCCATTGAGGAATACGAAGACCTTTTCCAGGGCAATCGCAGTGTCCGGTTCGGAACGAGAAATGTGACTTTAGACCCCACAATGCTTACGGGTATGCGATCGGCCTGGAAAGATAAACCATTGTTGACTTTACGCGAGATTCGAGAATTCCATCGTGAGTATGAATGGGTGAGCTAA
- a CDS encoding beta-ketoacyl synthase N-terminal-like domain-containing protein, which yields MRNISLPKILITGVGVTTAIAQGKVNFLEAILAGKSAFAELNRPGRKIVDANLRLLGCEIDNLIIPDGIAERDLRTASWSAQVAVSTLDEAWRDARLDDVDPCRIGLIVGGSNFQQRELVLIQEKYADRTHFLRPSYGTTFLDSDICGLCTQYFPVKGFAHTIGGASASGQLAIIEASEAVASGRVDVCIAMGALMDLSHWECRGLRAMGAMGSNRYANEPSLASRPFDRDRDGFIFGESCGVVVIEKEDTAIRSGVSPYAKVLGWATRMDGNRNPNPSKEGELSVILESLARSGLSPPAIDYINPHGSGSIAGDETEISAIREAGLSHAYINTTKSLIGHGLSAAGAVEVVTTVLQMRAGMLHPSRNLESPIDSTFNWVREKSVTHQIEYAIALSMGFGGINTALCLGRC from the coding sequence ATGAGAAACATCAGTTTACCTAAAATACTTATTACAGGAGTTGGAGTCACCACTGCGATCGCGCAAGGAAAAGTTAATTTTTTAGAGGCGATACTGGCTGGGAAATCTGCTTTTGCTGAACTCAATCGACCTGGACGAAAAATCGTTGATGCCAATCTGCGTCTGTTGGGTTGCGAAATTGATAATCTCATCATTCCTGATGGGATTGCCGAGAGAGATTTACGGACAGCCTCATGGTCGGCTCAAGTCGCAGTTTCTACCCTGGATGAAGCATGGCGGGATGCCCGACTTGATGATGTCGATCCTTGCCGCATCGGTCTGATTGTTGGTGGATCGAATTTCCAGCAGCGTGAATTGGTGCTGATTCAGGAAAAGTATGCAGATCGGACTCATTTTCTCAGACCGAGTTATGGCACGACATTTCTTGACAGTGATATTTGTGGACTCTGTACCCAATATTTTCCTGTGAAAGGATTCGCGCATACTATAGGGGGCGCGTCGGCTAGCGGTCAGTTGGCAATCATTGAGGCGAGCGAAGCTGTTGCAAGTGGTAGAGTTGACGTGTGCATCGCTATGGGAGCTTTGATGGATCTGTCCCATTGGGAGTGTCGAGGACTGCGAGCTATGGGGGCTATGGGGTCAAATCGTTATGCTAATGAGCCATCATTAGCCAGTCGCCCTTTCGATCGCGATCGCGACGGATTTATTTTTGGCGAATCTTGTGGCGTGGTGGTGATTGAAAAAGAGGATACAGCAATTCGTTCTGGCGTTTCGCCCTATGCCAAAGTTTTGGGGTGGGCAACCAGGATGGACGGAAACCGCAACCCCAATCCATCCAAAGAAGGTGAACTGTCTGTCATCTTGGAATCATTGGCTCGTTCTGGATTGTCGCCGCCAGCGATCGACTATATCAATCCCCACGGTAGCGGTTCCATCGCTGGGGACGAAACTGAAATTTCAGCCATTCGCGAGGCAGGTCTGTCCCACGCATATATCAATACAACCAAGTCACTAATCGGTCACGGACTGAGCGCCGCAGGAGCTGTTGAGGTGGTGACAACAGTTCTACAAATGCGTGCTGGAATGCTTCATCCATCGCGAAACTTAGAAAGTCCAATCGACTCAACTTTTAACTGGGTTCGGGAAAAATCTGTTACACATCAGATCGAATATGCGATCGCCCTGAGTATGGGGTTTGGCGGAATCAATACGGCATTATGTCTCGGACGATGTTAA
- a CDS encoding cytochrome P450, translating to MKYNLSDSLENPSSLKSGDPMQLPPVLKGGWPIIGHLPEFMHDKGALFYKGYQELGNVFTVNIPKPIVVVTGSEYHQWFYNETDKSLNIAKGYEILKYTIGEVFLTASKEQYKKQRIFLPIIFGRERNLGYLNAMNYEVDVWLDRLGESGEMDIMDEMRLVTRSIAGHAFAGANFRDELGSEFWEAYSDIAKSVSIILPPDWPLPRYKRRDRARAKIRSILGRLCQQRRQAPEAYDDVISLLLNTPLDDGTYLDDQKAADLWLGLIFAGNDTTARQAAWCVLLTLQHPNILARLQTEVEVLNDSIDAMSFRSLPLTFQVIDETVRLKPSADMLLRVTEQEVQVGDYQIPAGWRVVIAAGSSHYLESKFSNPPLFDPDRFSKERSEGKDQYAIMGFGGGGRKCPGMNFAKSEMAIILAKLLRNYDLTLLTPNPKTISVLGGAPRPSPTRISYQRKRSPVHPMQLN from the coding sequence ATGAAATATAATCTATCAGATAGCCTTGAAAATCCTTCCTCTTTGAAATCAGGAGATCCGATGCAACTCCCACCTGTACTCAAAGGGGGGTGGCCGATTATTGGGCATCTTCCAGAATTTATGCACGATAAAGGCGCTCTGTTTTACAAGGGCTATCAGGAGTTAGGTAATGTATTTACTGTTAATATACCCAAACCGATAGTGGTGGTTACTGGCAGTGAATACCATCAATGGTTTTACAACGAAACTGACAAAAGCTTAAATATCGCCAAGGGCTATGAAATCCTGAAATATACGATCGGTGAAGTATTCCTTACCGCCTCAAAGGAGCAGTACAAAAAGCAGCGCATTTTTCTACCAATCATCTTCGGCAGAGAACGTAACTTGGGCTACTTAAATGCCATGAACTACGAAGTTGATGTCTGGCTCGATCGTTTAGGGGAGTCGGGCGAGATGGATATTATGGACGAGATGCGCCTAGTAACGCGGTCTATTGCTGGGCACGCCTTTGCTGGAGCAAATTTCCGAGATGAATTAGGTTCGGAATTCTGGGAAGCATATTCGGATATTGCCAAGTCCGTGAGCATCATTTTACCCCCTGACTGGCCACTGCCTAGATATAAACGTCGCGATCGCGCTAGGGCAAAGATCCGAAGCATTCTAGGTCGCCTTTGTCAACAACGTCGTCAAGCTCCTGAGGCCTACGACGATGTTATATCTTTGTTACTCAATACTCCTTTGGACGATGGAACCTACCTCGACGACCAAAAGGCGGCAGACCTATGGCTAGGTCTGATATTTGCCGGAAATGATACCACCGCACGGCAAGCCGCCTGGTGTGTTCTCCTCACCCTCCAACACCCGAACATTTTGGCACGTTTACAAACTGAAGTTGAGGTTCTAAATGACAGCATCGATGCCATGAGCTTTAGAAGCTTGCCACTAACCTTCCAAGTGATTGATGAGACAGTAAGGCTGAAACCTTCCGCAGATATGCTGCTGCGGGTCACTGAACAGGAGGTTCAAGTCGGGGATTATCAAATTCCCGCAGGCTGGCGTGTGGTTATAGCCGCCGGAAGTTCCCATTATCTAGAAAGCAAGTTTAGCAATCCACCTCTTTTTGACCCCGATCGCTTTAGCAAAGAACGGAGCGAAGGCAAAGACCAGTATGCTATTATGGGGTTTGGCGGAGGTGGGCGTAAATGTCCAGGGATGAACTTTGCGAAAAGTGAGATGGCCATCATCCTCGCCAAGTTGCTACGCAACTATGATTTGACCCTACTCACACCCAACCCAAAGACGATCAGCGTACTCGGCGGTGCGCCCCGACCATCACCCACGCGCATCAGTTATCAACGAAAAAGATCGCCAGTACATCCGATGCAATTAAACTGA
- a CDS encoding enoyl-CoA hydratase/isomerase — protein MGELTYQTINVRFQGSICRIQLCQSDSENAITNRLVTELTDVLAICENRTREKSQAVCVVVIEGLPDVFCTGADFRKIAEQNDAAGRVNAERLYHLWMQLAIASFVTIAHVRGRVRAGGVGFVAACDIVLADESATFALSELMFGLFPACVLPFLIRKVGVQKSHYMTLTTMPISVQDASASGLVDAYSEDSESLLRKHLIRLSRLSNSAVSEYKKYMHQLNDMLMRSQSLAVSTNEQLFSSQENLDKIRRYVNEGKFPWEP, from the coding sequence ATGGGTGAGCTAACGTATCAAACTATCAACGTCCGGTTTCAGGGATCAATTTGTCGCATTCAGCTGTGTCAGTCAGATTCCGAGAATGCGATTACCAACCGTCTTGTAACCGAACTTACAGATGTCCTTGCCATTTGTGAGAATAGAACTAGAGAGAAATCACAAGCGGTTTGTGTCGTTGTCATTGAAGGACTACCGGATGTTTTCTGTACTGGTGCAGACTTTCGCAAAATCGCTGAACAGAATGATGCGGCTGGGAGGGTCAATGCTGAACGCTTGTACCATTTATGGATGCAGCTGGCGATCGCTTCATTTGTCACAATTGCCCATGTGCGAGGTAGGGTGCGGGCTGGTGGAGTCGGATTTGTTGCCGCCTGCGATATCGTACTGGCGGATGAATCAGCAACTTTCGCGCTCTCCGAACTCATGTTTGGTCTGTTTCCCGCCTGTGTGTTACCATTTCTAATTCGCAAAGTGGGTGTGCAAAAATCTCATTACATGACGTTGACGACCATGCCGATTTCAGTCCAGGACGCATCCGCCAGTGGTTTAGTGGATGCCTATTCTGAAGACAGCGAATCTCTGTTACGTAAGCATCTGATTCGTCTCAGCCGACTGTCGAATTCAGCCGTATCCGAGTATAAAAAATATATGCACCAGCTAAACGATATGCTGATGCGATCGCAATCGTTGGCAGTTTCGACAAACGAGCAGTTGTTCTCCTCTCAAGAGAATCTCGACAAGATTCGGAGATACGTTAACGAAGGAAAATTTCCTTGGGAGCCATAG
- a CDS encoding acyl carrier protein translates to MTTEITRDSIFNIIVQHTCEVIPELESHSIVETDRLADLGANSMDRADIVMMTLESLSLQIPLIELAKAKSIGEFTNLLYEKHQFT, encoded by the coding sequence ATGACAACAGAGATTACAAGGGATAGTATCTTTAACATCATTGTCCAACACACTTGTGAAGTTATTCCAGAACTGGAGAGCCATTCCATTGTTGAGACGGATCGACTCGCTGACTTAGGAGCCAACTCAATGGATCGAGCCGATATTGTCATGATGACGCTGGAATCGCTGTCGCTACAAATCCCCCTAATTGAGCTTGCAAAAGCCAAGAGTATAGGCGAGTTTACCAATCTGCTGTATGAGAAACATCAGTTTACCTAA
- a CDS encoding SAM-dependent methyltransferase: protein MSKSDIEENGATISSPIPEKVAEMYNAPGGQGGHLIFDGQFHWGYWDEKNPDASLAEAADRLTQIMIDKSEISQGERFCDLGCGVGVPAMRIAKAKECFVDAITISKYQYDKAKQLAEEAGISDRVRFIQGNALEMPCEDATYDGGWFFETIFHMGHREALQEAYRILKPGATLLIADLPTRSNITEEFKTFAKEKIHSVFIPKEDYPGLLDEAGFDLIEIDDVTEFVIPPLVPKVKVAFKQYETEILQYVESQAIGRWVGMFEDMCENLGYMLVKAKRRA from the coding sequence GTGAGTAAGTCTGATATTGAGGAAAATGGGGCAACTATAAGCAGTCCGATACCAGAAAAGGTAGCAGAAATGTATAATGCGCCCGGAGGTCAAGGAGGGCATCTCATCTTTGACGGGCAGTTTCATTGGGGCTATTGGGACGAAAAGAATCCTGACGCCAGTCTTGCTGAGGCAGCCGATCGCCTGACTCAGATTATGATCGACAAGTCGGAGATATCTCAAGGAGAACGCTTCTGCGATCTGGGATGCGGTGTTGGTGTGCCAGCTATGCGGATTGCAAAAGCGAAAGAATGTTTCGTTGATGCAATTACCATCAGCAAGTACCAATACGACAAGGCGAAGCAGCTAGCTGAAGAAGCTGGTATATCCGATCGAGTCCGCTTCATCCAGGGCAATGCGTTGGAAATGCCCTGCGAGGACGCAACCTATGACGGAGGCTGGTTTTTTGAAACCATTTTTCACATGGGACACCGCGAAGCCCTACAAGAAGCTTATCGAATCTTGAAGCCAGGGGCCACATTACTAATCGCTGACTTGCCAACACGGTCAAACATTACCGAAGAATTTAAGACGTTTGCCAAAGAAAAAATTCATTCGGTCTTTATTCCAAAGGAAGATTATCCAGGACTGTTGGATGAAGCTGGGTTTGACTTGATCGAAATTGATGACGTAACCGAATTTGTGATTCCTCCTCTGGTTCCAAAGGTTAAAGTCGCGTTCAAACAGTATGAGACCGAAATTCTGCAATACGTTGAGAGTCAAGCGATCGGCCGTTGGGTCGGAATGTTTGAGGATATGTGTGAGAATCTTGGGTATATGCTGGTAAAGGCAAAAAGGAGAGCATAA
- a CDS encoding MATE family efflux transporter, producing MEQITSTEFKSDFLTEARVSLGLAVPLAVAQLAEFTIPVINSVMMGLLGTQNLAAGALGVVIFLTLASICIGILRAAGALAAEAFGANNLDRVSRINCQGLWLAVALSLPAMLLLWNCDSILPLLGQEESNILLTKSYLHVVVWGLPAMLGFLYLKQIAAAINFPQFGMVIIVVSLLLNIPVNYVLMFGFLGFPALGLAGISWGTMLVYWVSFLASVMLIYFHPNSRDYKLFRYLDEFDREIFGKIFQIGWPTGIQLAIEMGLFTITAMLMGRLGTSSLAAHEIALQASSIFSAITMAISYAVTARVGQMKGEKNPKGVMRATFVNLSLSALLAFVVAIGFELFSQPIATLYLDINNPDNAVAITQAINFLKLVAVYQVFSSIQGIAVGALLGLQDTRVPMIINTLSFWGVGLGGGYLMGIILGWGGTGLWYGLIMAPAISSLILVGRFYLRAKKFEGDLTGVPDQTPVSILST from the coding sequence ATGGAGCAAATAACCTCAACAGAATTTAAGTCAGATTTTCTAACTGAAGCACGAGTTAGTCTAGGATTGGCTGTACCCTTAGCAGTTGCTCAACTAGCTGAATTTACTATACCTGTAATCAATTCGGTAATGATGGGTTTACTTGGCACTCAAAATTTAGCGGCGGGTGCTTTGGGTGTAGTTATTTTTCTGACTCTAGCATCTATTTGCATTGGTATTCTCAGAGCAGCAGGGGCGCTTGCTGCCGAGGCTTTTGGAGCAAACAATCTCGATAGGGTCAGCCGGATTAATTGTCAAGGACTGTGGCTGGCAGTTGCCCTATCTTTACCCGCAATGCTTCTCTTATGGAACTGTGATTCTATACTGCCCTTACTAGGTCAAGAAGAAAGCAATATTTTATTGACAAAAAGCTATTTACATGTTGTGGTTTGGGGATTACCTGCCATGCTGGGTTTTTTATATTTAAAACAAATTGCTGCTGCAATCAATTTTCCCCAATTTGGCATGGTAATTATAGTTGTCTCTTTACTGCTGAATATACCTGTCAATTACGTACTGATGTTTGGCTTTTTAGGTTTCCCTGCCCTTGGTTTAGCTGGAATAAGCTGGGGAACTATGCTCGTTTATTGGGTAAGTTTCCTAGCCTCAGTTATGCTGATTTATTTTCATCCTAACAGTAGAGACTACAAGCTTTTTCGCTATTTGGATGAGTTCGATCGAGAGATATTTGGTAAAATTTTTCAGATCGGATGGCCGACGGGAATTCAATTAGCAATTGAAATGGGGCTGTTCACCATCACGGCAATGCTAATGGGAAGGTTGGGAACCTCCAGTTTAGCAGCCCATGAAATTGCTCTCCAGGCATCAAGTATCTTTTCAGCAATTACAATGGCAATTTCTTACGCGGTTACGGCGAGAGTAGGGCAGATGAAGGGAGAGAAGAACCCTAAGGGAGTAATGAGGGCAACCTTTGTTAATCTTAGTTTAAGCGCACTGTTGGCGTTCGTTGTAGCGATAGGTTTTGAACTGTTTTCCCAACCCATTGCCACCCTTTATTTGGACATTAATAATCCTGATAATGCCGTAGCAATTACTCAGGCAATAAATTTCCTAAAATTAGTTGCAGTCTACCAAGTTTTTTCCAGTATTCAAGGAATTGCGGTTGGGGCTTTGTTAGGATTGCAAGATACCCGCGTACCTATGATAATTAACACATTGTCTTTCTGGGGTGTTGGGCTGGGTGGAGGTTATCTAATGGGAATAATTTTAGGATGGGGAGGAACTGGTTTATGGTACGGTTTAATTATGGCTCCGGCAATTTCCAGCCTAATTTTAGTAGGGCGGTTTTATCTAAGAGCGAAAAAATTTGAGGGAGATTTAACTGGAGTCCCCGATCAGACCCCAGTTTCAATCTTGTCTACTTAG
- the fabD gene encoding ACP S-malonyltransferase, translating to MITYLFPGQGSQTRGMGKQLFAIFPEETEIASDILGYSIVTLCTEDPNNQLDRTQFTQPALFVVNALSYKLRLAESGKLPNFLAGHSLGEYNALHSSGAFSFEDGIRLVAKRGELMSRTPNGAMAAVIGPAAADIRTMLDSHGLSAVYIANYNSPHQTIVSGAKADIEKSKQVLVDEGAVFVSLNTSGAFHSPYMVSAREEFARYLENFSFSKLTIPVVCNVNARPYRQEEIASQLAEQITSPVRWSESIGYLLSQDEMQFEELGVGRILTKLIPSIRREYQAQPDNTPKNSNIQRDRQVDPSLASQFSMKSDRTDIERSSQFNTQLTVDKEKLAAEARKKVERWNRLYPVGTKVRIPGYDMELTTCTPAVILFRHRAAVYMQNYNGYFALDEISSPAER from the coding sequence ATGATTACTTATCTTTTCCCTGGGCAGGGTTCACAAACAAGAGGAATGGGAAAACAACTGTTCGCAATATTTCCAGAGGAAACGGAAATTGCCAGTGACATTCTTGGGTATTCAATAGTTACATTGTGTACAGAAGATCCAAACAACCAGCTCGATCGGACACAATTCACTCAACCGGCGCTTTTTGTCGTTAATGCGCTGTCCTACAAACTGCGTCTAGCCGAATCTGGAAAGTTACCTAATTTCTTAGCCGGTCACAGTCTGGGTGAATACAACGCACTTCACAGTTCAGGAGCCTTTTCTTTTGAAGATGGTATTCGCCTAGTGGCAAAGCGCGGAGAACTCATGAGCCGTACACCCAATGGTGCGATGGCAGCTGTAATTGGCCCTGCCGCAGCCGATATTCGGACAATGCTAGACTCTCATGGACTGTCAGCAGTTTATATTGCAAACTACAATTCGCCACATCAAACCATTGTATCAGGTGCCAAAGCAGATATCGAGAAATCCAAGCAAGTCCTAGTAGATGAGGGAGCGGTTTTCGTTTCTCTCAATACAAGTGGCGCGTTTCACTCTCCCTATATGGTTTCTGCAAGAGAAGAGTTTGCGCGGTATCTGGAAAACTTTTCTTTTTCAAAACTGACGATTCCTGTGGTATGCAACGTCAATGCACGACCCTATCGACAAGAAGAGATTGCGTCCCAGTTAGCAGAGCAGATTACATCTCCTGTGCGCTGGTCTGAAAGCATCGGTTATCTGCTGTCCCAAGACGAAATGCAGTTTGAGGAACTAGGTGTCGGTAGAATCTTAACCAAGTTAATCCCAAGTATCAGACGAGAATATCAAGCGCAGCCAGACAATACTCCAAAAAATTCTAATATTCAACGCGATCGTCAAGTCGATCCCTCCTTGGCAAGTCAGTTCTCTATGAAGAGCGATCGCACTGATATTGAACGTTCCAGCCAATTTAATACCCAGTTGACGGTGGATAAAGAGAAACTAGCAGCTGAGGCACGAAAAAAAGTTGAGCGCTGGAATCGCTTGTACCCAGTTGGTACAAAAGTACGCATTCCTGGATATGACATGGAATTGACGACCTGCACTCCCGCTGTCATTCTCTTTAGACATCGAGCAGCCGTTTATATGCAGAATTACAACGGCTATTTTGCTTTGGACGAAATATCATCACCCGCCGAGCGATGA